A genomic stretch from Glaciecola nitratireducens FR1064 includes:
- the ribA gene encoding GTP cyclohydrolase II: MSNPYTSFEFVSRAKLPTRFGQFVIHGFVDTSNNQEHVALSYGEWAEDDVVPIRIHSECLTGDALFSIKCDCGFQLERALQNIVANGCGVLLYLRQEGRGIGLLNKIKAYSLQDEGYDTVEANEHLGFDADIRDYSICKTMLDTLNVKRVELMTNNPKKVKALKDMGIDVVRRMPIDHGITDANKGYLKTKTEKLGHTFNTDHLK; this comes from the coding sequence ATGAGTAATCCATACACTTCATTTGAATTTGTCAGTCGCGCAAAACTTCCCACTCGCTTTGGGCAGTTTGTCATTCATGGCTTTGTAGATACCTCTAACAATCAAGAGCATGTTGCTTTGTCATATGGCGAATGGGCTGAAGACGACGTCGTTCCTATTCGCATTCACTCTGAATGTTTAACGGGTGACGCACTGTTTAGTATTAAATGTGACTGTGGCTTTCAATTAGAGAGAGCCTTACAAAATATCGTTGCCAATGGCTGCGGTGTTTTGCTTTATTTACGCCAAGAAGGTCGAGGTATCGGCCTATTGAATAAAATTAAGGCGTATAGTCTGCAAGATGAAGGCTACGACACCGTTGAAGCGAATGAGCATCTTGGCTTTGATGCCGACATTCGCGACTACAGCATTTGCAAAACGATGCTCGACACGCTGAACGTAAAACGTGTAGAGCTCATGACAAACAACCCCAAAAAGGTCAAAGCACTTAAAGATATGGGTATTGATGTTGTGCGGCGCATGCCAATTGACCACGGTATCACCGATGCTAATAAAGGCTATCTTAAAACCAAAACTGAGAAGTTAGGCCATACCTTTAATACCGACCACTTAAAGTAG
- a CDS encoding glutathione S-transferase family protein translates to MFQLHHLNQSRSQRIVWMLEAVGAEYDIKVYKRDAKTNLAPPELREIHPLGRAPVITHNGKVIAESGAICDYIARQFPESGMLPDPSLDSFNDVQFWSHYAEGSLMPSLVTSMVLEKARAKVSPFFIKFIADKIIDGVMDAYFGKHIKDNLMFIEGHLANNKWFVGDTPTLADVQMSFGLEALFDGGKLKPFKYMTAYVQQLRNLDSHRTAMAKMKDAEANA, encoded by the coding sequence ATGTTTCAGTTACATCATTTGAATCAGTCACGTTCGCAGCGCATCGTTTGGATGTTGGAAGCCGTTGGCGCAGAATACGACATCAAGGTTTACAAGCGTGATGCTAAAACGAATTTAGCTCCCCCCGAATTGAGAGAAATACACCCACTAGGCCGCGCGCCAGTCATAACACACAATGGCAAGGTCATTGCGGAATCGGGTGCGATTTGCGATTACATTGCAAGACAGTTTCCAGAATCCGGCATGCTGCCTGATCCAAGCCTAGACAGTTTTAATGACGTGCAGTTTTGGTCACATTATGCTGAGGGTAGCTTGATGCCATCCTTAGTGACCAGTATGGTGCTCGAAAAGGCGAGGGCGAAAGTCAGCCCATTTTTTATCAAATTTATAGCCGATAAGATAATTGATGGCGTAATGGATGCGTACTTCGGTAAACACATTAAAGATAACTTGATGTTCATTGAAGGTCACTTGGCGAATAATAAGTGGTTTGTTGGTGATACACCGACACTTGCCGATGTGCAAATGAGTTTTGGCTTAGAGGCATTGTTTGACGGTGGAAAGTTGAAGCCTTTTAAATACATGACTGCCTACGTGCAGCAGCTCAGAAATCTTGACAGCCACAGAACGGCTATGGCAAAAATGAAAGACGCCGAAGCTAATGCCTAA
- a CDS encoding prevent-host-death family protein, whose amino-acid sequence MSIDTFTSRQFNQDPSSVKRAAKKGPVKITERGVVAYMMMSIEEYLEISGKTSTICDLLSAPNTVDIELSVPKFKTTGHSE is encoded by the coding sequence ATGAGCATAGATACTTTTACGAGCCGTCAATTCAATCAAGACCCAAGTTCTGTAAAGCGAGCAGCCAAAAAAGGCCCAGTGAAAATTACTGAGCGAGGTGTGGTTGCTTACATGATGATGAGCATTGAGGAATATTTAGAAATAAGCGGTAAAACCAGCACCATATGCGACTTGTTAAGTGCGCCGAACACGGTCGATATTGAATTGTCGGTGCCTAAATTTAAAACTACCGGTCACTCAGAATAA
- the recQ gene encoding DNA helicase RecQ — protein sequence MTTAKSAEGQHNQQCAKILKDTFGYSEFRPGQMEVIDKVLNGQDTLILLPTGGGKSLCYQVPALVLEGITIVVSPLISLMQDQVQQLTAQGVNAAYLNSSQDAEQSQKITEQLYNGELDLLYVAPERLLQSYFLNSLQRVNVSLIAVDEAHCVSHWGHDFRQDYRQLGRLKSHFDNVPFIALTATADHATQVDIQHQLQLDNPFVFKGGFDRPNIRYNLLAKYKGFEQVVTFVKQQEGAAGIVYCNSRAKVDDLTQRLQSAGIKCDAYHAGHDTATREFVQTQFLKDDLQVVVATVAFGMGINKSNVRFVVHHDVPRSVESYYQETGRAGRDGMPAEALLLFDERDAARIKQWISTGTAADRYDIEMHKFEAMESFAEAQTCRRQVLLNYFSDYREEQCGNCDICLDPPKVFEGTTQAQQILSCVYRLKQDTSVQYVIDVLRGKSIRKILDNKHNELSTYGIGKDQSDNYWHNIIQQLIHQGLLRIDMTMSGILRINESARSVLKAERIVQLAVPKLSVDTSKRNKAEPVNIDRQLFAKLKHLRKQIAEEENVPAFVIFSDATLADMTDKMPTDKTQFIGVTGVGQTKLERYGMAFISLIEDYLATR from the coding sequence CTGACAACGGCTAAATCGGCTGAAGGTCAGCATAACCAACAATGCGCTAAAATATTAAAAGATACCTTTGGTTACTCTGAGTTTCGCCCAGGGCAAATGGAAGTCATCGACAAAGTATTGAATGGGCAAGATACGTTAATTCTACTGCCTACCGGCGGCGGAAAATCCTTGTGTTACCAGGTGCCTGCATTAGTGCTTGAAGGCATCACCATTGTCGTGTCTCCGCTAATCTCGTTAATGCAAGATCAGGTTCAACAGTTGACCGCTCAAGGCGTCAATGCAGCCTACTTAAATTCATCGCAAGACGCCGAACAGTCCCAAAAAATAACTGAACAGCTTTATAACGGCGAGTTAGATTTGCTGTACGTTGCACCTGAAAGACTTTTACAGTCGTATTTCTTAAATTCACTGCAGCGCGTTAACGTGAGTTTAATTGCAGTTGATGAAGCCCACTGCGTTTCACATTGGGGTCACGATTTTAGACAAGACTATCGACAGCTTGGTCGTTTGAAGTCGCATTTTGACAACGTTCCTTTTATTGCGCTCACTGCAACCGCGGATCACGCCACGCAAGTTGATATTCAGCATCAACTGCAGTTAGACAATCCTTTTGTCTTCAAAGGCGGCTTCGACCGCCCCAATATTAGATACAACTTGCTTGCCAAATATAAGGGCTTTGAGCAGGTTGTTACATTCGTGAAGCAACAGGAAGGTGCTGCGGGCATTGTTTATTGTAATAGCCGAGCAAAAGTAGACGACCTGACCCAGCGCTTACAAAGTGCTGGCATTAAATGTGACGCCTATCATGCAGGTCATGACACAGCCACTCGCGAATTTGTGCAAACCCAGTTTCTGAAAGACGATTTACAGGTAGTGGTTGCAACCGTTGCATTTGGCATGGGGATCAATAAATCCAACGTACGCTTTGTGGTGCATCATGATGTTCCTAGAAGCGTTGAGTCGTATTATCAAGAAACCGGTCGTGCCGGTCGCGACGGTATGCCCGCTGAAGCGCTTTTACTGTTTGACGAACGTGACGCTGCTAGAATTAAGCAATGGATTTCTACCGGCACCGCAGCCGACCGCTATGATATTGAAATGCACAAATTTGAAGCCATGGAGTCGTTTGCCGAAGCGCAAACCTGCAGAAGGCAAGTGTTGCTGAACTACTTTTCAGACTATCGTGAAGAACAATGTGGCAACTGCGATATTTGCTTAGACCCACCGAAAGTATTTGAAGGCACAACACAAGCACAACAAATTTTGTCTTGCGTGTATCGTCTGAAACAAGACACCTCAGTGCAATATGTTATTGACGTACTGCGTGGTAAAAGCATCAGAAAGATACTAGATAATAAGCATAATGAGTTAAGCACCTATGGAATTGGCAAAGACCAATCCGACAATTATTGGCACAACATTATTCAGCAATTAATTCACCAAGGACTCTTGCGAATTGACATGACAATGTCGGGAATTTTACGCATTAATGAGTCTGCACGCTCTGTATTAAAGGCTGAACGCATTGTTCAATTAGCAGTGCCTAAATTGAGTGTTGATACAAGCAAACGTAATAAAGCAGAACCGGTGAATATAGACCGGCAGTTATTTGCGAAGTTAAAACATCTGAGAAAACAGATTGCTGAAGAAGAAAACGTACCTGCGTTTGTTATTTTCAGTGACGCGACACTCGCCGATATGACGGACAAAATGCCAACGGATAAAACGCAGTTTATCGGGGTCACAGGCGTCGGCCAGACCAAGCTAGAGCGCTATGGAATGGCTTTTATATCGCTTATCGAGGACTATCTAGCAACGCGTTAG
- a CDS encoding EAL domain-containing protein: MNLKATFVLYIFIGLLLAGSALPQKAFSQEQPLELASNTDEFTSVVDAKNILPSINLQNIASLHYTSQGLLLSDVVQLTQWQRDFSLNPIPEDKALWIRFQIENTSNTNIPLMLIVGNTFIDRVDGFLLDDQGRIIQSIQRNNASPNTTPDASSSGLQGFSMAITSRPEQLLSVYLRIRDDGPAMLPVELWDQTSFEQQSSVRLILLGALSGGLSLLATYFLITYMLKNAPARFWFAIFAVASMTTLLSAEGILPSLFMLPGFAAEITAISLTISLFAAIKIGRDIFVPVSPVWLRAHYILLLVPIVTLFLYNDFWQLISILSIIIAFLVSKLFATLIYRSKIDMRSTVIYFCGWVALGLVAVLEVLSFTQGASHLSYSAALPFAFTCFGIMLIGVAIISREHSLVFRQESEQASIIRNLENFADVFTHAAEGLYAAKSDGTLLRVNPAFTSLFGFESESKLLNTIHKVHDLFSDPNQTDLLLGELSTQQTVLGREFKGKRADGREFWFSISSQLVKSKSEAQHYGSIFDITERRVNQINLQYLNTHDQLTGLHNRRHFVQLLNEKITQSNVDDAKFALFYIDVDQFKIINDTCGHTAGDVFIKELAHEIYDECEPGAIFARLSADEFGLIVDYQDDRIIQDVTQKILSKVRKFEFKWDRHRFNQSVSIGIAKHELNTVSAEELLSFADTACIVAKESGRDKVHEFSKEMGIKNNYERELHWVNEVNRALKDDSFELYFQHYRPLNKSDACDYYEILIRLRTQDGELVAPEFFMPAAERYNLSNKIDRWVIESYFKWLNTNAEFMDKLAKCNINITGPSLSDEDFPFFLLNAFEKYHIPHNKICFEITETMAIIKMNDAIGFIKQFKRLGCTFALDDFGTGFSSYGYLKNLSVDYVKIDGNFIRDILTDPIDLAMVTSIRDVAKAMSIKTVAEFVESDDIMVQLGKMGVDFAQGYCIAEPAPLIEFVSYNSDSTE; the protein is encoded by the coding sequence ATGAATTTGAAGGCAACATTTGTTCTGTATATATTTATTGGGCTGCTTTTAGCAGGGAGCGCTCTGCCACAAAAGGCTTTCAGTCAAGAGCAGCCTCTTGAGCTAGCAAGCAATACTGACGAATTCACCAGTGTTGTTGACGCCAAAAACATTCTCCCTTCAATTAATCTGCAAAATATTGCCAGTCTGCATTACACCAGCCAAGGCTTGTTGCTCTCGGATGTTGTTCAATTGACGCAGTGGCAACGCGACTTTTCGCTAAACCCGATCCCTGAAGACAAAGCGCTGTGGATCCGCTTTCAAATTGAAAATACGAGCAATACTAATATTCCTCTTATGCTTATTGTGGGGAACACGTTTATCGATCGGGTAGACGGCTTTCTTCTTGATGATCAGGGTCGAATTATTCAATCGATTCAACGCAATAACGCTAGCCCGAATACTACCCCGGATGCCAGCTCCAGTGGCCTCCAGGGTTTTAGCATGGCGATTACGTCGCGCCCCGAACAATTACTAAGCGTGTATTTGCGAATACGTGACGATGGTCCCGCTATGCTGCCAGTTGAATTATGGGATCAAACAAGCTTTGAACAGCAAAGCAGTGTCCGGCTCATCTTACTTGGCGCACTGAGTGGCGGTTTGTCTCTGTTAGCCACCTACTTTTTAATCACTTACATGCTCAAAAATGCTCCTGCACGATTTTGGTTTGCGATCTTTGCGGTTGCTTCGATGACCACATTGCTCAGTGCTGAGGGCATTCTACCTAGTTTGTTCATGCTCCCCGGCTTTGCTGCCGAGATCACCGCCATAAGTCTTACTATCAGTTTATTTGCGGCGATAAAGATTGGTAGGGATATATTTGTCCCAGTGTCTCCAGTCTGGTTGCGAGCGCATTACATATTGCTATTAGTTCCTATCGTTACCTTGTTTTTATATAACGACTTTTGGCAGCTAATTTCTATACTGAGCATCATCATTGCCTTTCTCGTGAGTAAGCTTTTTGCCACCCTTATCTATCGCTCTAAAATTGATATGCGTAGCACCGTTATCTACTTTTGCGGCTGGGTTGCACTCGGGTTAGTGGCCGTATTAGAAGTACTGTCGTTCACGCAAGGGGCAAGTCATTTAAGCTATTCGGCGGCCTTACCCTTCGCCTTTACTTGCTTTGGCATCATGCTAATTGGTGTTGCCATTATTAGTCGTGAACATTCACTGGTATTTCGACAAGAAAGTGAACAAGCCAGCATCATCCGCAACCTTGAGAACTTTGCCGATGTATTTACTCATGCTGCCGAAGGTTTGTATGCAGCTAAGTCCGATGGCACATTATTGCGAGTAAACCCAGCGTTCACCTCGCTTTTTGGATTTGAGTCGGAATCAAAGCTGCTCAATACAATTCACAAGGTTCATGATTTATTTTCAGATCCTAATCAAACCGACTTATTGTTGGGCGAATTGTCGACGCAACAAACCGTGCTAGGAAGAGAATTTAAAGGGAAGCGAGCTGATGGTAGAGAATTCTGGTTTTCAATTTCAAGCCAGCTTGTAAAATCAAAATCAGAAGCTCAGCATTACGGCAGCATATTTGATATTACTGAGCGTAGAGTCAATCAAATCAACCTGCAATATTTGAATACGCACGACCAATTAACAGGCTTGCATAACCGTCGACACTTCGTACAGTTGTTAAATGAAAAAATCACGCAAAGTAACGTTGATGATGCCAAGTTCGCCTTGTTTTACATTGACGTAGACCAATTTAAAATCATTAACGATACCTGTGGCCACACTGCGGGAGACGTTTTCATTAAGGAGCTGGCGCATGAAATTTATGACGAATGTGAGCCAGGAGCAATTTTTGCTCGCCTGAGTGCAGATGAATTCGGTTTAATTGTTGACTATCAAGATGACAGAATAATTCAAGACGTGACTCAGAAGATCTTATCAAAAGTACGTAAGTTCGAATTTAAATGGGATCGTCATCGCTTCAACCAGAGCGTAAGTATTGGTATAGCTAAACACGAATTGAACACCGTTAGCGCTGAAGAGCTACTTAGTTTTGCAGACACGGCTTGCATTGTAGCTAAAGAAAGTGGCCGCGATAAAGTACATGAATTCTCTAAAGAGATGGGGATTAAAAATAACTACGAACGCGAACTTCATTGGGTTAATGAGGTAAACCGAGCACTAAAAGACGATTCCTTTGAACTGTACTTTCAGCATTACCGTCCACTCAATAAATCTGATGCCTGCGATTATTACGAAATTCTGATCCGCCTCAGAACACAAGACGGTGAGTTAGTCGCGCCTGAATTCTTTATGCCTGCGGCAGAGAGGTACAATTTAAGCAACAAGATAGACAGATGGGTAATAGAGAGTTATTTCAAATGGTTGAACACGAACGCCGAGTTTATGGATAAATTGGCTAAGTGTAATATCAACATCACGGGGCCGTCGCTATCGGACGAAGACTTTCCATTCTTCTTACTCAATGCGTTTGAAAAATATCACATTCCACACAACAAAATATGTTTCGAAATTACAGAAACAATGGCCATCATCAAAATGAACGATGCCATTGGATTCATTAAACAATTTAAACGTTTGGGCTGCACCTTTGCACTTGACGACTTTGGCACGGGTTTCTCAAGCTATGGCTACCTGAAAAATTTATCGGTCGACTATGTCAAAATTGATGGTAATTTCATTCGCGATATTTTAACGGACCCTATTGACCTCGCCATGGTGACCTCTATTCGAGACGTCGCCAAAGCAATGTCCATTAAGACTGTCGCAGAGTTTGTTGAGTCGGATGACATTATGGTACAACTCGGAAAAATGGGAGTAGACTTCGCACAGGGATATTGTATTGCAGAACCTGCACCTTTAATCGAGTTTGTGTCGTATAATAGCGATTCAACAGAATAA
- a CDS encoding protein adenylyltransferase SelO, producing the protein MQLFHNYATELSAISSQVKPFPVTQARVVMRNEALSAELGIGSDELETDALLMALFSESGTLQENSIAQKYGGHQFGQWNPNLGDGRGLLLGEIKAPSGSFWDLHLKGAGPTPYSRHADGRAVLRSTIREYLAGEALHALGIPSSRSLCLLTSKEPVQREQIERGAMMIRTCKSHIRFGHFEYFHHSNQPQQLEALFNYSFKHHFPQCLDSSTPHKEMFQSVVTSTALMIAKWQAYGFNHGVMNTDNMSIHGITFDYGPYAFLDDFIPEYICNRSDHSGRYAFDQQPSIGLWNLNALAHAFTPFMEIEELKSVLMTYEVTLITEYQRLMKQRLGLREHQISDPQLVSEIDLLIGEWMNILKDEKADFHQSFRILSEQLLSIESLDFKSIADNFINADRVRQWCVNYHELQQNLLSLSNSTWVEVQQKMLRVNPKYVLRNHLAQEVIAAAEQDDFSLCEAYLKVLTSPFDEHPDLARFSKPPASQDKGIALSCSS; encoded by the coding sequence ATGCAACTTTTTCACAATTATGCCACTGAACTCAGTGCAATCAGCAGTCAAGTTAAACCATTTCCCGTAACACAGGCACGAGTTGTCATGCGCAACGAAGCGCTAAGCGCCGAACTCGGTATAGGCTCCGACGAGCTAGAGACTGACGCATTACTTATGGCCTTGTTTAGCGAAAGTGGCACTCTTCAAGAAAATAGCATTGCACAAAAATATGGCGGTCACCAATTTGGTCAGTGGAACCCAAATTTAGGAGATGGCCGTGGCTTATTGCTCGGCGAAATTAAAGCACCAAGCGGCTCCTTTTGGGATTTACATTTAAAAGGCGCAGGGCCAACACCTTATAGTCGCCATGCAGATGGAAGAGCGGTATTGCGTTCAACAATACGCGAATATTTAGCAGGCGAAGCCCTGCATGCTCTGGGTATTCCCAGCAGCCGTTCCTTGTGCTTACTGACCAGTAAAGAACCCGTTCAGCGCGAACAAATTGAGCGCGGCGCAATGATGATTAGAACCTGCAAAAGTCACATCAGATTTGGGCACTTTGAGTATTTCCATCACAGTAATCAGCCACAGCAGCTTGAGGCACTATTTAACTATTCATTTAAACATCACTTTCCCCAGTGTTTAGATAGCAGCACGCCACATAAAGAGATGTTTCAGAGCGTTGTTACCAGCACCGCGTTGATGATTGCTAAGTGGCAGGCCTATGGTTTTAATCACGGCGTTATGAATACCGATAACATGTCGATTCATGGCATCACTTTTGACTATGGCCCTTATGCTTTCTTAGACGATTTTATCCCCGAATATATATGTAATCGCTCCGATCACTCAGGACGCTACGCGTTTGACCAACAGCCGAGTATTGGGCTGTGGAATTTAAATGCGTTGGCGCATGCGTTCACACCATTTATGGAGATAGAAGAATTAAAATCTGTGTTAATGACATACGAAGTGACCTTAATTACAGAGTATCAAAGGTTGATGAAACAGCGTTTAGGACTCCGCGAGCATCAAATTAGTGACCCACAGTTAGTTTCTGAAATTGATCTCCTAATTGGCGAATGGATGAATATTCTGAAAGATGAAAAAGCGGACTTCCACCAATCGTTCAGGATACTGAGTGAACAATTACTATCGATTGAATCCCTTGATTTCAAAAGTATTGCCGATAACTTTATAAACGCTGATAGAGTTCGCCAGTGGTGCGTCAATTATCATGAATTACAACAAAACCTACTATCTCTTTCAAACAGCACTTGGGTTGAGGTTCAACAAAAAATGCTGAGGGTTAATCCCAAATATGTATTACGTAACCATTTAGCACAAGAGGTGATTGCAGCAGCTGAGCAAGATGACTTTTCTCTGTGCGAAGCATATCTTAAAGTATTGACGTCACCCTTTGATGAGCACCCTGACTTAGCGCGTTTCTCCAAACCACCGGCTAGTCAGGACAAAGGCATTGCGCTGTCGTGCAGCAGTTAA
- a CDS encoding c-type cytochrome, with protein MKKITNRRTKIRTTRITLNKRLVALFTFSVISLSACAETVLQGDIERGKEMSGVCGMCHGDNGISLIPIYPNLAGQKEQYLVLQLKAFRSGERVNMAMTSHAQKLTDQDIADLSAYYAQLDPKPE; from the coding sequence ATGAAAAAAATAACGAATAGGAGAACGAAAATAAGGACGACAAGGATAACCTTAAATAAAAGACTTGTCGCATTATTCACTTTTTCTGTAATTAGTTTGTCGGCATGCGCAGAAACAGTGCTGCAAGGAGATATAGAACGAGGCAAAGAGATGTCCGGAGTTTGCGGTATGTGTCACGGCGATAATGGCATATCACTGATCCCAATTTATCCAAATTTAGCCGGCCAAAAAGAACAGTATTTAGTGCTTCAATTGAAAGCATTTCGCAGTGGCGAGCGAGTAAACATGGCAATGACCTCACACGCACAAAAACTCACCGATCAAGATATTGCTGACCTCTCAGCCTATTATGCGCAGCTGGATCCAAAACCTGAATAA
- a CDS encoding type II toxin-antitoxin system VapC family toxin produces the protein MYLLDTSVLSALRNPKEDDAKLVEWAAQQQVFNLYISSISVLELKLAILQKRKTNASEGEALNTWLQKQVLQGFKGRIVAFDGEMAEYCAALHVPNPKSERDAMIAATCIVNNMSLVTRNPSDYKHIKIHTINPWEA, from the coding sequence ATGTATTTACTCGATACCAGCGTTTTGTCGGCATTAAGAAATCCCAAAGAGGATGACGCAAAGCTCGTTGAATGGGCAGCTCAACAACAGGTTTTTAATTTATATATTTCATCCATTAGCGTGTTGGAATTGAAGCTCGCTATTTTGCAAAAAAGAAAAACCAATGCCAGTGAAGGTGAAGCACTAAATACTTGGCTACAAAAGCAAGTATTACAAGGTTTTAAAGGCCGCATTGTTGCATTTGATGGTGAAATGGCAGAGTATTGCGCCGCACTGCATGTACCGAATCCTAAGTCGGAACGGGATGCCATGATTGCAGCAACGTGTATCGTAAACAATATGAGTTTAGTGACACGTAATCCTTCAGACTACAAACATATAAAGATACACACTATTAATCCATGGGAAGCCTAG